A window of the Microtus pennsylvanicus isolate mMicPen1 chromosome 4, mMicPen1.hap1, whole genome shotgun sequence genome harbors these coding sequences:
- the Fancc gene encoding Fanconi anemia group C protein isoform X6: MSLLITVLACLKTRMAPERMMCLSHVCVPLVSLPDFEPLVEALLTYHGHEPQEVLSPEFFNAVNEAFLSRKIILPMSSVVSLWFRHLPSLEKAVLNLFEKLLSSKRNCLREMECCIKESLLPQAACHPAIFRIVDEMFRSVLLETDGAPEVLAALQVFMSCLAEALEKEHKQSAIQIVAEHRNGVSITCRTEQAQNQPCVKERFIPGRPAKANEFHSTQCWQMKFSLKTYFPYGAPSLTAMLSQRPEAIPQRHRLQPLLHISQLLREAVEDHTHGSQGDPFESWFLLTHFGGWVDLAMEQLLREEAEPPADLLWLVVFYYSPQDGRQQRAQTMVELKALLNRLLMLLRSGPLSAADLQKAAEIPSADPRPPVCRQLVRRLLLSLLLWTPEGHAVAWKAVTHMAHTDAITHEIVGFLDQILHRSDLLCAEASRKLAGELLQELSPGPARV, translated from the exons TAGGATGGCTCCCGAGCGCATGATGTGCCTGTCACATGTTTGTGTCCCTCTGGTTTCTCTGCCTGATTTCGAACCCCTGGTGGAGGCTCTCCTCACCTATCATGGGCATGAGCCCCAGGAGGTCCTCTCTCCTGAGTTCTTCAACGCTGTGAATGAAGCCTTCTTGTC GAGAAAGATCATTCTGCCCATGTCTTCTGTGGTCAGCCTCTGGTTTCGCCATCTCCCCAGTCTTGAAAAAGCAGTGCTGAATCTTTTTGAAAAGCTGCTCTCCAGCAAGAGAAATTGCCTGAGAGAGATGGAGTGCTGTATAAAAGAGTCATTGCTG CCTCAAGCAGCCTGCCATCCTGCCATCTTCAGGATTGTAGATGAAATGTTCAG gtctgtgctgctggagaccGACGGAGCCCCAGAGGTGCTTGCCGCTCTTCAGGTCTTCATGTCGTGCTTGGCAGAAGCTCTGGAAAAAGAGCACAAGCAG AGCGCTATTCAAATTGTTGCTGAGCACAGGAATGGGGTCAGCATCACCTGCCGTACAGAGCAAGCTCAGAATCAACCATGTGTGAAAGAACGTTTCATACCAGGCAGACCAGCTAAAGCCAATGAGTTCCACAGCACCCAGTGTTGGCAG ATGAAGTTTTCCCTCAAGACCTACTTCCCATACGGTGCTCCATCCCTCACTGCCATGCTGTCCCAGCGCCCAGAAG CTATCCCACAGAGACATCGGCTCCAGCCTCTGCTGCACATTTCCCAGCTCCTCAGAGAAGCAGTTGAAGACCACACTCATGG GTCCCAGGGAGACCCCTTCGAGAGCTGGTTTTTGTTGACCCACTTTGGAGGATGGGTTGACCTGGCCATGGAGCAGCTGCTGAGGGAGGAAGCTGAGCCCCCTGCAGACCTGCTGTGGCTCGTGGTGTTCTATTACAGCCCGCAGGATGGGAGACAGCAGAGAGCACAGACCATG GTGGAGCTGAAGGCATTGCTCAATCGCCTCCTGATGCTGCTCAGAAGTGGCCCCCTCTCCGCTGCCGATCTGCAGAAAGCAGCTGAGATTCCCAGTGCAGACCCCAGGCCACCTGTATGCAGACAGCTTGTCAGACGCCTGCTTCTTAGCCTCTTGCTCTGGACCCCAGAAGGCCATGCAGTTGCCTGGAAAGCTGTCACCCAT ATGGCCCACACAGATGCTATCACCCATGAAATTGTTGGCTTTCTTGACCAGATCTTGCATAGATCGGATCTCCTTTGTGCCGAAGCCTCACGAAAACTGGCCGGAGAGCTCCTTCAGGAGCTGAGCCCAGGCCCAGCTCGGGTCTAG